In Salarias fasciatus chromosome 20, fSalaFa1.1, whole genome shotgun sequence, a single window of DNA contains:
- the slco4a1 gene encoding solute carrier organic anion transporter family member 4A1: MPVLLNADASFSSKQELLDLQDCPLSGGPSLGTPSPEDSQTGSPVGSGSRSPGSAGASGSRPHIFTGASSLPGQLYGGETRSAPESPAGLKLISADTGQLCGWGALAPKAIQVFNTPRWVLFFLCVASFLQGMIINGFINTVVTSIERRFDLRSYQAGLIASSYDIAACVCLAFVSYFGGTGHKPRWLGWGVLVMALGSLVFALPHFTTPPYQVSLPEQTGMCLANRTSRCQDKEGGGQSSYRFVFMLGQFLHGVGATPLYTLGVTYLDENVNSNYAPVYIGIFYTAAIVGPAAGYLLGGYFLNIYTEIHLATEMTPENPHWVGAWWVGFLGGGAAALLIAIPILGYPRQLPGSQEFVAMRVSEAHQLKDGSHTTASDPQFGKSVKDMPRSVLLLLKNPTFLFLCLAGATEATLIAGMSTFGPKFLESQFSLSASEAATWFGYMVVPAGGGGTFLGGYIVKRLNLRCRGIIRFCMMCAMVSLLAIFIFLIHCPNVPMAGVTAPYRSGPAAPRQPDRYQNLYDKPGKLRPRNSSSLDQSLTVGCNSGCGCVTELYNPVCGADGVMYYSPCHAGCTAINHTERSSGRQVYSGCSCVQGNVSWGEQGSALAGKCGSSCHHMPAFLSLLFIVILFTFLCSIPALTATLRCVPDSQRSFGLGIQWIVVRTLGGIPGPIAFGSVIDISCLLWQDQCGEQGSCYLYHNRAMSQYTLVAGILYKVLGIMFFLVASILYQPPPESPQSSCESTDHGAGPMSDLPVKDLPEDGVIVNVHARL, encoded by the exons ATGCCAGTCTTGCTCAATGCAGACGCCTCCTTCAGCTCcaagcaggagctcctggacctgcaggactgCCCTCTCAGCGGGGGGCCCTCCCTGGGCACCCCCAGTCCAGAGGATTCCCAGACAGGCAGCCCCGTAGGATCTGGCTCCAGGAGCCCCGGAAGCGCCGGAGCCAGCGGCTCCAGGCCTCACATCTTCACCGGGGCCTCCTCGCTCCCCGGGCAGCTCTACGGGGGGGAAACCAGGTCGGCGCCAGAGAGTCCGGCGGGCCTGAAGCTGATCTCGGCCGACACGGGTCAGCTGTGCGGCTGGGGGGCTCTCGCACCCAAAGCCATCCAGGTGTTCAACACCCCCCGCTGGGtgctgttcttcctgtgcgTGGCCTCCTTCCTCCAGGGGATGATCATCAACGGCTTCATCAACACGGTGGTCACCTCCATCGAGAGGCGCTTCGACCTGCGCAGCTACCAGGCCGGCCTCATCGCCAGCTCCTACGACATCGCGGCGTGCGTGTGCCTGGCCTTCGTCAGCTACTTCGGCGGGACGGGCCACAAGCCGCGCTGGCTGGGCTGGGGGGTGCTGGTCATGGCGCTGGGCTCGCTGGTGTTCGCCTTGCCCCACTTCACCACGCCCCCCTACCAGGTCAGCCTGCCCGAGCAGACGGGGATGTGCCTGGCCAACCGCACCAGCCGCTGCCAGGACAAGGAGGGCGGCGGGCAGTCCAGCTACCGCTTCGTGTTCATGCTGGGCCAGTTCCTCCACGGCGTCGGGGCCACGCCGCTCTACACTCTGGGAGTCACGTACCTGGACGAGAACGTCAACTCCAACTACGCGCCTGTCTATATCG GGATCTTCTACACTGCCGCCATCGTGGGTCCGGCGGCCGGCTACCTGCTGGGCGGATACTTCCTCAACATCTACACGGAGATCCACCTGGC gaCTGAGATGACCCCAGAGAACCCTCACTGGGTTGGAGCTTGGTGGGTGGGCTTCCTCGGGGGAGGGGCAGCCGCCCTGCTGATAGCGATCCCCATCCTGGGCTACCCACGGCAGCTTCCAG GTTCTCAGGAATTTGTGGCCATGAGGGTTTCTGAAGCCCACCAGCTGAAGGACGGAAGCCACACCACCGCCTCGGATCCTCAGTTCGGCAAATCGGTCAAAGACATGCCAAG AtctgtgctgctgttgctgaaGAACCccaccttcctcttcctgtgccTGGCCGGGGCCACCGAGGCCACCCTCATCGCCGGCATGTCCACCTTCGGCCCCAAGTTCCTGGAGTCGCAGTTCAGCCTGAGTGCCTCCGAGGCCGCCACCTGGTTCG GTTACATGGTGGTgccggcgggcggcggcggcacctTCCTGGGCGGCTACATCGTCAAGAGGCTGAACCTGCGCTGTCGAGGCATCATCCGCTTCTGCATGATGTGCGCGATGGTCAGCCTGCTCGccatcttcatcttcctcatccACTGTCCCAACGTGCCCATGGCCGGAGTCACCGCGCCCTACCGGTCCGGCCCGGCGGCGCCTCGCCAGCCGGACCGCTACCAGAACCTGTACGACAAACCGGGCAAGCTGCGGCCCAGAAACAG CTCGTCTCTGGACCAGAGCCTGACCGTGGGCTGTAACTCCGGCTGCGGCTGCGTCACCGAGCTGTACAATCCGGTGTGCGGCGCCGACGGCGTCATGTATTACTCCCCGTGTCACGCCGGCTGCACCGCCATCAACCACACCGAGCGCTCCTCCGGCAGGCAG gTGTACTCTGGCTGCTCCTGCGTCCAGGGGAACGTGTCGTGGGGAGAGCAGGGCTCGGCGCTGGCGGGGAAGTGTGGCAGCTCCTGCCACCACATGCCGGCCTTCCTCAGCCTGCTCTTCATCGTCATCCTCTTCACCTTCCTCTGCAGCATCCCGGCGCTCACCGCCACCCTCAG GTGTGTTCCTGACAGCCAGCGGTCCTTTGGGCTGGGCATCCAGTGGATCGTGGTGCGCACGCTCG GCGGCATCCCCGGGCCCATCGCGTTCGGCTCGGTGATCGACATCTCCTGCCTGCTGTGGCAGGACCAGTGCGGCGAGCAGGGCTCCTGCTACCTGTACCACAACCGGGCCATGAGCCAGTACACCCTGGTGGCTGGAATCCTCTACAAG GTTTTGGGGATCATGTTTTTCCTGGTGGCCAGCATCCTGTACCAGCCTCCCCCGGAGTCTCCGCAGAGCAGCTGCGAGAGCACGGACCACGGCGCGGGCCCCATGAGCGACCTGCCCGTCAAAGACCTGCCGGAGGACGGCGTCATCGTCAACGTGCACGCCAGGTTATGA